In a genomic window of Enterobacter asburiae:
- a CDS encoding aldehyde dehydrogenase produces the protein MNDLKIFIGGQWRRGGGNPMQSHFPADGSINATLNAASPDDLVEAIEAGERAWRDPAWRNSLPHMRAKILHKVADLIESRVDALAQMQSRDNGKPLAEARGLVMSAAGTARYFAAACELLEGELPTPRQPDLLTLSRYEPLGVVAAITPWNSPIASEMQKIAPAIAAGNAAILKPAEATPLMALELARIFEQAGLPAGLLSVLPGKGSVIGDALARHPKVRKISFTGGTTTGRHLAHVAAEKLIPASLELGGKSPTIVLEDADVEQAARGICYGIFSSAGQACIAGSRLFIHESIYAPLMARLLELTRGLRVGHPFTDGVHVGPLINEKHRQSVQEYVELAKREGGRVLCGGEIPADPDLANGSFFLPTIIEGLTNSARACQEEIFGPVLVAMPFRDEATLIREANDSVYGLAAGIWTRDTGRALRLSERLEAGTVWINTYKVFAISTPFGGFKESGLGREKGIQGLKAWMQQKSIYLATGNSVNHWCD, from the coding sequence ATGAATGATCTGAAGATTTTTATCGGCGGCCAGTGGCGACGCGGCGGCGGTAACCCGATGCAGAGCCATTTCCCGGCTGACGGGTCGATCAATGCGACGCTGAATGCCGCAAGCCCCGACGATCTCGTGGAGGCGATAGAGGCCGGCGAGCGGGCGTGGCGCGATCCCGCGTGGCGCAACAGTCTGCCGCATATGCGCGCGAAGATCCTGCATAAGGTCGCCGATCTGATTGAATCCCGCGTGGATGCGCTGGCGCAGATGCAGAGCCGCGATAACGGCAAGCCGCTGGCGGAAGCGCGCGGGCTGGTGATGAGCGCGGCGGGAACGGCGCGCTACTTTGCCGCCGCCTGCGAGCTGCTGGAAGGCGAGCTTCCGACGCCGCGCCAGCCGGATTTGCTGACCCTGAGCCGCTACGAGCCGCTTGGCGTGGTGGCCGCCATCACGCCGTGGAATTCGCCGATTGCCAGCGAGATGCAGAAGATCGCGCCGGCGATTGCCGCGGGTAACGCAGCGATCCTCAAGCCCGCCGAAGCCACGCCGCTGATGGCGCTGGAGTTGGCGCGGATTTTTGAACAGGCCGGGCTGCCCGCCGGGCTGTTGAGCGTCCTGCCAGGAAAAGGCTCGGTGATTGGCGATGCGCTGGCGCGTCATCCAAAGGTGCGGAAAATTTCGTTTACCGGCGGCACCACTACGGGCCGTCATCTGGCGCACGTGGCGGCGGAAAAGCTGATCCCGGCCTCGCTGGAGCTGGGTGGAAAATCCCCGACCATCGTGCTGGAGGATGCCGACGTTGAGCAGGCCGCGCGCGGGATCTGCTACGGCATTTTCAGCTCGGCAGGGCAGGCGTGCATCGCCGGGTCGCGCCTGTTTATTCACGAAAGCATCTACGCGCCGCTGATGGCGCGGCTACTGGAATTAACTCGCGGGCTGCGCGTGGGGCACCCCTTCACCGACGGCGTCCACGTTGGGCCGCTGATCAATGAGAAACATCGCCAGAGCGTGCAGGAATACGTCGAGCTGGCTAAGCGCGAGGGGGGCCGCGTGCTGTGCGGCGGGGAGATCCCGGCGGATCCTGACCTGGCAAACGGCAGCTTCTTCCTGCCGACCATTATCGAAGGGTTGACGAACAGCGCCCGCGCCTGCCAGGAAGAGATCTTCGGCCCGGTGCTGGTGGCAATGCCGTTTCGCGATGAAGCCACGCTTATCCGCGAGGCGAACGACTCGGTTTACGGCCTGGCGGCAGGGATCTGGACCCGCGACACCGGGCGCGCGTTGCGCCTGAGCGAACGGCTGGAGGCGGGCACGGTGTGGATCAACACCTACAAAGTTTTTGCGATTTCGACCCCGTTCGGGGGCTTTAAAGAGAGCGGTCTGGGCCGCGAAAAGGGCATTCAGGGGCTTAAAGCCTGGATGCAGCAAAAGAGCATTTATCTGGCGACGGGTAATAGCGTCAACCACTGGTGCGACTGA
- a CDS encoding SDR family oxidoreductase has protein sequence MNAHIDGRVAVVTGGSSGIGFETLRLLLGEGAKVAFCGRDPDRLASAHATLQNDYPDGEIFSYRCDVLNADEVQAFADAVQAQFGAADMLINNAGQGYVAHFHDTPREAWLHEAELKLFGVINPVQAFQPLLERSDIASITCVNSLLALQPEEHMIATSAARAALLNMTLTLSKELVGKGIRVNSILLGMVESGQWQRRFENRADKSQSWPAWTADIARKRGIPMARLGKPHEPAQALLFLASPLASFTTGAALDVSGGFCRHL, from the coding sequence ATGAATGCACACATTGACGGCCGCGTAGCGGTAGTCACCGGCGGTTCTTCCGGCATTGGCTTTGAAACGCTGCGCCTGCTGCTGGGCGAGGGAGCAAAAGTGGCCTTCTGCGGCCGCGACCCGGACCGGCTCGCCAGCGCCCACGCGACGCTGCAAAACGACTATCCCGACGGGGAGATTTTCTCTTACCGCTGCGACGTGCTGAACGCTGACGAGGTGCAGGCTTTCGCGGATGCCGTTCAGGCCCAATTTGGCGCGGCGGATATGCTGATCAACAACGCCGGGCAGGGCTACGTGGCGCATTTCCACGACACCCCGCGTGAGGCGTGGCTGCACGAGGCCGAACTGAAGCTGTTCGGGGTGATCAACCCGGTTCAGGCGTTTCAGCCTCTGCTGGAGCGGTCCGACATCGCCTCGATCACCTGCGTCAATTCCCTGCTGGCGTTGCAGCCGGAGGAGCACATGATTGCCACTTCCGCCGCCCGTGCCGCGCTGCTGAACATGACGCTCACTCTCTCAAAAGAGCTGGTGGGCAAAGGCATTCGCGTCAACTCCATTTTGCTTGGCATGGTGGAATCCGGGCAGTGGCAGCGCCGCTTCGAAAACCGGGCGGATAAAAGCCAGAGCTGGCCTGCCTGGACGGCGGATATCGCGCGCAAGCGCGGCATTCCGATGGCGCGCCTCGGCAAGCCGCACGAGCCCGCGCAAGCGCTGCTGTTTCTCGCTTCGCCGCTGGCTTCGTTTACTACCGGTGCCGCGCTGGACGTTTCCGGCGGCTTCTGCCGCCATCTGTAA
- a CDS encoding alpha/beta hydrolase: protein MTGFREQGSGIPLMLLHGISSGAASWHKQMTLEGFRVLAWDMPGYGESPMLAVERANAGDYADALAAMLDRAGVWQTVLVGHSLGALVASAFAAKYPQRVLHLVLADAAQGYGNAVPEQREQVWRSREQQMALGGEILAQTRAAKLLRPGARADDIATVAAGMRALRPEGYLAAAWMLAHDDIHTWLKRHSGTFEVWCGEQDAITQPELVQGLALRYRMPFTAIPQAGHASYLDNDAFFNQQLLRINEEVRDECTH from the coding sequence ATGACGGGGTTTCGTGAACAGGGAAGCGGCATTCCGCTGATGCTGCTGCACGGCATCAGCTCCGGCGCGGCCTCCTGGCACAAGCAGATGACGCTGGAAGGCTTTCGCGTGTTGGCGTGGGACATGCCCGGCTATGGCGAAAGCCCGATGCTGGCGGTTGAGCGTGCGAACGCGGGGGATTACGCCGACGCGCTGGCGGCGATGCTCGACCGCGCGGGCGTCTGGCAGACGGTGCTGGTGGGTCATTCACTCGGCGCGCTGGTGGCCAGCGCATTTGCGGCGAAGTATCCGCAGCGCGTGCTGCACCTGGTGCTGGCGGACGCCGCGCAGGGCTACGGCAATGCTGTCCCGGAGCAGCGGGAGCAGGTCTGGCGCAGCCGCGAGCAGCAGATGGCGCTCGGCGGTGAAATCCTCGCGCAGACCCGCGCCGCGAAGCTGCTGCGCCCCGGCGCGCGCGCGGACGATATCGCCACCGTCGCGGCGGGCATGCGCGCGCTGCGCCCGGAAGGCTACCTTGCCGCCGCGTGGATGCTGGCGCACGACGACATTCATACCTGGCTCAAGCGGCACTCCGGCACGTTTGAAGTCTGGTGCGGCGAGCAGGACGCCATCACGCAGCCCGAGCTGGTACAGGGGCTGGCGCTGCGCTACCGCATGCCGTTTACCGCCATACCGCAAGCCGGGCACGCCAGCTATCTCGATAACGACGCGTTTTTTAACCAACAGCTTTTACGCATTAACGAAGAGGTGCGCGATGAATGCACACATTGA
- the tkt gene encoding transketolase, translating to MSSRKELANAIRALSMDAVQKAKSGHPGAPMGMADIAEVLWRDFLNHNPQNPAWADRDRFVLSNGHGSMLIYSLLHLTGYDLPIEELKNFRQLHSKTPGHPEVGYTAGVETTTGPLGQGIANAVGMAIAEKTLAAQFNRPGHDIVDHFTYAFLGDGCMMEGISHEVCSLAGTLKLGKLVAFYDDNGISIDGHVEGWFTDDTAARFEAYGWHVVRGVDGHDADSIKRAVEEARAVTDKPSLLMCKTIIGFGSPNKAGTHDSHGAPLGDAEIALTREALGWKYPAFEIPSEIYAQWDAKEVGQAKEAAWNEKFAAYAKAFPQEAAEFTRRMKGDMPSDFDAKANEFIAKLQANPSKIASRKASQNAIEAFGPLLPEFLGGSADLAPSNLTLWSGSKPINEDTAGNYIHYGVREFGMTAIANGISLHGGFLPYTSTFLMFVEYARNAVRMAALMKQRQVMVYTHDSIGLGEDGPTHQPVEQVASLRVTPNMSTWRPCDQVESAVAWKYGVERQDGPTALILSRQNLAQQERTPEQLANIARGGYVLKDCAGQPQLIFIATGSEVELAVAAWEKLTAEGVKARVVSMPSTDAFDKQDAAYRESVLPKAVSARVAVEAGIADYWFKYVGLNGAIVGMTTFGESAPAEQLFEEFGFTVENVVAKAKELL from the coding sequence ATGTCCTCACGTAAAGAGCTTGCTAATGCTATTCGTGCGCTGAGCATGGACGCAGTACAGAAAGCCAAGTCCGGCCACCCGGGTGCCCCTATGGGTATGGCTGATATCGCCGAAGTCCTGTGGCGTGATTTCCTTAACCACAACCCGCAGAACCCGGCATGGGCTGACCGCGACCGTTTCGTGCTGTCTAACGGCCACGGCTCTATGCTGATCTACAGCCTGCTGCATCTCACCGGCTACGATCTACCTATCGAAGAGCTGAAAAACTTCCGTCAGCTGCACTCCAAAACTCCAGGTCACCCGGAAGTGGGCTACACCGCTGGTGTAGAAACCACCACCGGCCCGCTGGGTCAGGGTATTGCTAACGCTGTGGGTATGGCGATTGCTGAGAAGACCCTGGCGGCGCAGTTCAACCGTCCTGGCCATGACATCGTGGACCACTTCACCTACGCCTTCCTGGGCGACGGCTGCATGATGGAAGGCATTTCTCACGAAGTGTGCTCCCTGGCCGGTACCCTGAAGCTGGGTAAACTGGTTGCGTTCTATGACGACAACGGCATCTCCATCGACGGTCACGTTGAAGGCTGGTTCACTGACGACACTGCAGCACGTTTCGAAGCTTACGGCTGGCACGTTGTGCGTGGCGTTGATGGCCATGATGCTGACTCGATTAAACGTGCAGTAGAAGAAGCGCGCGCAGTGACCGACAAACCGTCCCTGCTGATGTGCAAAACCATCATCGGCTTCGGTTCTCCGAACAAAGCGGGCACCCATGACTCCCACGGCGCACCGCTGGGTGACGCGGAAATCGCACTGACCCGTGAAGCGCTGGGCTGGAAATACCCTGCATTCGAAATCCCGTCTGAGATCTATGCCCAGTGGGATGCAAAAGAAGTGGGCCAGGCGAAAGAAGCGGCCTGGAACGAGAAGTTCGCTGCCTATGCGAAAGCGTTCCCACAGGAAGCGGCTGAATTCACCCGTCGTATGAAAGGCGATATGCCGTCTGACTTCGACGCGAAAGCCAACGAATTCATCGCAAAGCTGCAGGCGAATCCGTCTAAAATCGCGAGCCGTAAAGCGTCTCAGAATGCGATTGAAGCGTTCGGTCCTCTGCTGCCTGAATTCCTCGGCGGCTCCGCTGACCTGGCGCCATCTAACCTGACCCTGTGGTCTGGTTCTAAGCCAATCAACGAAGATACTGCCGGTAACTACATCCATTACGGTGTACGTGAATTCGGTATGACCGCTATCGCGAACGGTATCTCCCTGCACGGTGGTTTCCTGCCGTACACCTCTACCTTCCTGATGTTTGTGGAATATGCACGTAACGCCGTGCGTATGGCCGCGCTGATGAAACAGCGTCAGGTGATGGTCTACACCCACGACTCCATCGGTCTGGGCGAAGATGGCCCAACTCACCAGCCGGTAGAGCAGGTGGCTTCTCTGCGCGTGACCCCGAACATGAGCACATGGCGTCCATGTGACCAGGTTGAATCCGCGGTGGCGTGGAAATACGGCGTTGAGCGTCAGGACGGTCCAACCGCGCTGATCCTCTCCCGTCAGAACCTGGCGCAGCAGGAACGCACGCCAGAGCAGCTGGCGAACATCGCGCGCGGTGGTTACGTGCTGAAAGATTGCGCGGGCCAGCCACAGCTGATCTTCATTGCCACCGGTTCTGAAGTTGAACTGGCTGTTGCAGCGTGGGAAAAACTGACTGCCGAAGGTGTGAAAGCGCGCGTGGTCTCCATGCCGTCTACCGACGCGTTCGACAAGCAGGATGCCGCTTACCGCGAATCCGTACTGCCTAAAGCGGTTTCCGCTCGCGTGGCAGTGGAAGCGGGTATCGCTGACTACTGGTTCAAATACGTGGGCCTGAACGGCGCTATCGTCGGTATGACCACCTTCGGTGAGTCTGCTCCGGCAGAACAGCTGTTCGAAGAGTTCGGCTTCACCGTTGAGAACGTTGTCGCTAAGGCGAAAGAGCTGCTGTAA
- a CDS encoding OprD family porin produces the protein MKKELSLIALSLFAALPAAASQQSDSMGFIDDSHLDLFLRNAYISRDYHQGQQDKAEWGQGIIATFESGYTEGLVGFGVDGIAQYGVRLDGGRGKSGAGGIDFFKQEDDGRAKSDLAKFGATAKMRISNTVLSYGNQRPELPIVNADNSRLLFESYTGAMLTSKEIDGLEVNAGYFTDEQRKSDDRHDSGLKSLTFGGASYQFNDQFSGALYASHNEEVMNKQYLGLNFKQPFSTGQQLVLDFNGYNSRLDQGYADSLDTGRSNTIWSLAASYIWDIHTFKVAYQQSSGSTGYNYGGYRDKGGVGDGGNTIWLANSYWSDFNGEDERSWQASYGLDFGGFGLPGLSWTTAYVRGDNIKTSETSNGKEHEWFNQIQYKVQDGPAKDLTLRLRYSVLRVSSNASEYNVGGDEIRAYVEYPFNVF, from the coding sequence GTGAAAAAAGAATTATCGTTAATTGCTTTAAGTTTATTCGCCGCATTACCTGCCGCTGCAAGCCAGCAATCTGACAGCATGGGTTTTATCGACGACAGCCATTTAGACCTGTTTTTACGCAATGCGTATATCAGCCGTGATTACCATCAGGGCCAGCAGGATAAAGCCGAATGGGGCCAGGGTATCATCGCCACATTTGAATCCGGATATACCGAAGGGCTGGTGGGCTTTGGCGTGGACGGCATCGCACAGTACGGCGTGCGCCTGGATGGCGGTCGCGGCAAGAGCGGCGCGGGCGGTATCGACTTCTTTAAACAGGAAGACGATGGGAGGGCCAAATCCGATCTAGCGAAATTTGGCGCAACCGCCAAAATGCGCATCTCAAATACCGTGCTGAGCTACGGTAACCAGCGCCCTGAACTGCCTATCGTTAACGCCGATAACTCCCGCCTGCTGTTTGAAAGCTACACCGGTGCCATGCTGACCTCGAAAGAGATCGATGGGCTGGAAGTGAACGCCGGTTATTTCACCGACGAGCAGCGTAAAAGCGACGACCGCCACGACAGCGGCCTGAAAAGCCTGACCTTCGGGGGCGCAAGCTACCAGTTCAACGACCAGTTCAGCGGTGCGCTGTACGCCTCTCATAACGAAGAGGTGATGAACAAACAGTATCTGGGCCTGAATTTCAAACAGCCATTCAGCACCGGGCAGCAGCTGGTACTCGACTTTAACGGCTATAACTCGCGTCTTGATCAGGGTTACGCTGACAGCCTCGACACCGGCCGCAGCAACACCATCTGGAGCCTGGCGGCAAGCTACATCTGGGATATTCATACGTTCAAAGTGGCATACCAGCAGAGCAGCGGCAGCACCGGCTACAACTACGGCGGCTATCGCGACAAGGGCGGCGTGGGTGACGGTGGCAATACCATCTGGCTGGCGAACTCCTACTGGTCTGATTTCAACGGTGAAGACGAGCGCTCTTGGCAAGCGTCGTACGGCCTGGACTTTGGCGGCTTTGGCCTGCCGGGCCTGAGCTGGACCACCGCCTACGTGCGTGGGGACAACATCAAAACCTCTGAAACCAGCAACGGCAAAGAGCACGAGTGGTTTAACCAGATCCAGTACAAGGTGCAGGACGGCCCGGCGAAAGACCTGACGCTGCGCCTGCGCTACTCCGTGCTGCGCGTCTCCAGCAACGCCAGCGAGTACAACGTGGGCGGGGATGAGATCCGCGCCTACGTGGAATACCCGTTTAACGTGTTCTGA
- a CDS encoding aspartate dehydrogenase has translation MKKVMLIGFGAMAQAVIERLPTGVAIGWIVAREAHHAAIRAQFGDAVTALTSPVDCAETPDLVLECASQQAVAQYGEAILSRGWHLAVISTGALADSVLEQRLHAAGGRLTLLSGAVAGIDGLAAAKEGGLERVTYQSRKSPASWRGSYAEQLIDLNAVSEAKVFFEGSAREAARLFPANANVAATVALGGVGMDDTRVQLMVDPVTKRNTHTLHVEGLFGEFHLELSGLPLASNPKTSTLAALSAVRACRELSLS, from the coding sequence ATGAAAAAGGTAATGTTAATTGGGTTTGGCGCCATGGCGCAGGCGGTAATTGAGCGTCTGCCCACCGGTGTGGCTATCGGCTGGATCGTGGCGCGTGAAGCCCACCACGCTGCCATTCGCGCGCAGTTTGGTGATGCGGTAACGGCGCTGACCTCGCCGGTGGACTGCGCGGAAACGCCCGACCTGGTGCTGGAGTGCGCCAGCCAGCAGGCGGTGGCGCAGTATGGCGAAGCGATTTTAAGTCGCGGCTGGCATCTGGCGGTGATCTCCACCGGTGCGCTGGCGGACAGCGTGCTGGAGCAGCGCCTGCACGCGGCGGGCGGCAGGCTGACGCTGCTCTCCGGCGCGGTTGCCGGTATTGACGGGCTGGCGGCGGCGAAAGAGGGCGGGCTTGAGCGCGTCACCTATCAGTCGCGCAAAAGCCCGGCCAGCTGGCGCGGCAGTTACGCCGAGCAGCTTATCGATCTTAACGCGGTCTCAGAGGCGAAGGTCTTCTTTGAAGGCAGCGCCCGCGAGGCGGCTCGCCTGTTCCCGGCGAACGCCAACGTGGCGGCAACCGTGGCGCTCGGCGGCGTGGGGATGGACGACACCCGCGTGCAGCTCATGGTCGACCCGGTAACGAAGCGTAATACCCACACGCTGCACGTCGAAGGATTGTTCGGCGAATTCCATCTGGAGCTGAGCGGGCTGCCGCTGGCGTCCAATCCCAAAACCTCCACCCTTGCGGCACTGAGCGCGGTTCGCGCTTGCCGCGAGCTGTCCCTGAGCTGA
- a CDS encoding M48 family metallopeptidase: MKMRAIVLALGTTLMLSGCQNMDSNGLMTSGAEAFQAYSLSDAQVKALSDQACKDMDGKATLAPADSTYTQRLNKIASALGDNINGQPVNYKVYMAKDVNAFAMANGCIRVYSGLMDMMTDNEVEAVIGHEMGHVALGHVKKGMQVALGTNAIRAAAASAGGIVGSLSQSQLGDVGEKLVNSQFSQRQESEADDYSYDLLRKRGINPSGLATSFEKLAKLEAGRQSSMFDDHPASEARAQHIRDRMAADGIK; encoded by the coding sequence ATGAAAATGCGTGCAATAGTGCTGGCCCTGGGTACAACGCTCATGCTGAGCGGCTGTCAGAATATGGACTCTAACGGTCTGATGACCTCAGGTGCAGAAGCCTTTCAGGCCTACTCCCTGAGTGACGCGCAGGTTAAAGCGCTGAGCGATCAGGCCTGTAAAGATATGGACGGAAAAGCCACACTTGCGCCGGCTGACAGTACCTACACACAGCGTCTGAATAAGATTGCTTCCGCGCTCGGCGATAACATCAACGGCCAGCCGGTGAACTACAAGGTTTACATGGCGAAAGACGTGAACGCCTTCGCGATGGCGAACGGCTGCATCCGCGTCTACAGCGGGCTGATGGACATGATGACCGACAACGAAGTCGAAGCGGTAATCGGCCACGAAATGGGCCACGTTGCGCTCGGCCACGTCAAGAAAGGGATGCAGGTTGCCTTAGGCACCAATGCCATCCGCGCGGCGGCGGCCTCTGCGGGCGGTATCGTTGGCAGCCTGTCCCAGTCGCAGCTTGGTGACGTAGGCGAAAAGCTGGTTAACTCCCAGTTCTCACAGCGTCAGGAGTCCGAAGCGGATGACTACTCCTACGATCTGTTGCGCAAACGCGGGATTAATCCATCCGGTTTAGCCACCAGCTTCGAAAAGCTGGCCAAGCTGGAAGCGGGTCGCCAGAGCTCCATGTTTGACGATCACCCGGCCTCAGAAGCGCGCGCGCAGCATATTCGCGACCGTATGGCCGCTGACGGAATTAAATAA
- a CDS encoding thiamine pyrophosphate-binding protein — MSEMITVGDAIARTLEQYQVEAIYGVISIHNLPIADAVGQRGNIRFVPARGEAGSVTMADAHGRFSGLGVALTSTGAGAGNAVGALVEAMNACTPLLHLTGQVEKAWLDADTGFIHETRDQLTFLKASSKRAYRISNANQAIAILHKAIQEAQTPPCGPVSVEIPIDIQGAQIPMSLVTAPVKPASVAAVEPASVDALWAQLRQAKRPLLWLGGGALGSADAVKTLADAGLTVISSTHARGVLPDSHRASLRAFHNSPSVEAIIAQCDFTLIAGSRLRSNETRSWTLALPSPRVQIDIDPAAASRNYLMDNTLIADCSTLLRALADKAQGREWGDAQWDTQVQQAVAKAEQGLREQCGAYAKLNDAIEKALPQDGLLVRDITVSGSLWGSRLFRANGPLMNIHSLAGAIGMGLPMAIGTAIANPQRKVVGLVGDGGLSLNLGELATLAQEKANVMLLIMNDGGYGVMRGIQDKYFGGRQYYNELHTPDFTLLAQAIGLQAWSVERAEDFDAVMTEALAMPGPSVVEVRMEQIGALKFAGPPQKTLY; from the coding sequence ATGAGTGAAATGATAACCGTCGGCGACGCCATCGCCAGAACGCTGGAGCAGTATCAGGTTGAGGCCATCTACGGCGTCATCTCCATTCACAACCTGCCGATCGCGGACGCGGTGGGGCAGCGTGGCAACATTCGCTTCGTGCCCGCGCGCGGCGAGGCGGGATCCGTCACCATGGCCGACGCCCACGGGCGTTTTTCCGGCCTCGGCGTGGCGCTGACCAGCACCGGCGCCGGGGCAGGCAACGCGGTCGGCGCGCTGGTAGAAGCCATGAACGCCTGCACGCCGCTGCTGCATTTAACCGGACAGGTGGAGAAAGCGTGGCTGGATGCCGACACCGGGTTTATCCACGAAACCCGCGACCAGCTGACCTTCCTGAAGGCCAGCTCAAAGCGGGCCTACCGCATCAGCAACGCCAACCAGGCGATAGCGATTCTGCATAAAGCGATTCAGGAGGCGCAGACGCCGCCGTGCGGGCCGGTTTCAGTGGAGATCCCGATTGATATTCAGGGGGCCCAAATTCCAATGTCGCTGGTGACCGCACCGGTGAAACCGGCTTCGGTTGCAGCCGTGGAGCCCGCGTCGGTCGATGCGTTGTGGGCACAGCTCAGGCAGGCGAAACGGCCGCTGCTGTGGCTGGGCGGCGGGGCGCTGGGAAGCGCTGACGCCGTGAAAACGCTGGCGGATGCGGGCTTGACGGTGATTTCCAGCACCCACGCGCGCGGCGTGCTGCCGGACAGCCATCGCGCCAGCCTGCGGGCATTCCATAATTCCCCGTCGGTGGAGGCGATTATCGCGCAGTGTGACTTTACGCTGATCGCCGGTTCACGCCTGCGCAGCAACGAAACCCGCTCCTGGACGCTGGCGCTGCCCTCTCCGCGCGTGCAGATTGATATCGATCCGGCGGCAGCGAGCCGCAATTACCTGATGGATAACACGCTGATAGCCGACTGCTCCACGCTGCTTCGCGCGCTGGCCGACAAAGCCCAGGGCCGGGAGTGGGGCGACGCGCAGTGGGATACGCAGGTGCAGCAGGCGGTTGCCAAAGCAGAGCAGGGGCTGCGCGAACAGTGCGGCGCCTACGCGAAGCTTAACGACGCCATTGAGAAAGCCCTGCCGCAGGACGGCCTGCTGGTGCGCGATATCACCGTTTCCGGCAGCCTGTGGGGCAGTCGTCTGTTCCGCGCTAACGGTCCGCTGATGAATATCCACTCGCTGGCTGGCGCAATTGGTATGGGACTACCGATGGCCATCGGTACCGCGATTGCTAACCCGCAGCGTAAGGTGGTGGGGCTGGTGGGCGACGGTGGCCTGAGCCTGAATTTAGGCGAGCTGGCGACGCTGGCGCAGGAGAAAGCCAACGTGATGCTGCTGATCATGAACGACGGCGGCTACGGCGTGATGCGCGGCATCCAGGATAAGTATTTCGGCGGGCGTCAGTATTATAACGAACTGCATACGCCGGACTTTACCCTGCTGGCACAGGCAATTGGCTTGCAGGCGTGGAGCGTTGAGCGGGCAGAGGATTTTGATGCGGTAATGACGGAGGCGCTTGCGATGCCGGGGCCGTCGGTGGTGGAAGTGCGGATGGAACAGATTGGCGCGCTGAAGTTTGCCGGGCCGCCGCAGAAGACGCTTTACTGA
- a CDS encoding cupin domain-containing protein: MTDSTVTKTSGIKPDHLTMEEWVESRIARFEGRKYDWNALKFQADFDPKYRRAQMRYIGTGATGVANDTNTVQADHFTFSTMVLPSKCEGPLHLHDDVEEVFFMLKGQITLMIQDGDNYTETVLRERDLISVPPGIYRGLFNHGEEEALMCVMLGTNKPEIPTYPADHPLSKVKRN, encoded by the coding sequence ATGACTGATTCAACCGTAACCAAGACATCTGGCATCAAGCCTGACCACCTGACGATGGAAGAGTGGGTCGAGTCGCGCATCGCGCGCTTCGAAGGCCGTAAATACGACTGGAACGCGCTGAAGTTCCAGGCCGATTTTGACCCGAAATACCGCCGGGCGCAGATGCGCTACATCGGCACCGGCGCAACCGGCGTGGCGAACGACACCAATACAGTACAAGCGGACCATTTCACCTTCTCCACCATGGTGCTGCCGTCGAAGTGCGAGGGGCCGCTACACCTGCACGACGACGTGGAAGAGGTGTTCTTCATGCTTAAAGGGCAGATCACGCTGATGATCCAGGACGGCGACAACTACACCGAAACCGTGCTGCGCGAGCGCGATTTGATTTCCGTCCCGCCGGGGATCTATCGCGGCCTGTTTAACCACGGGGAAGAAGAGGCGCTGATGTGCGTCATGCTGGGAACCAACAAGCCGGAAATCCCGACCTATCCCGCCGACCATCCGCTCTCAAAAGTGAAGCGGAACTAA